Proteins from a single region of Amblyomma americanum isolate KBUSLIRL-KWMA chromosome 10, ASM5285725v1, whole genome shotgun sequence:
- the LOC144106587 gene encoding uncharacterized protein LOC144106587, with translation MAGSAMTVATVTLLLLVTLLEGQGVNADESQKCSVGDGIACYWSLAIKYVVRGLLAQLTMEPQHLKVLCEHIALPPLPVCAQYYANCSQEEAALFSRQERAYQTLRTKLMDEERCEELAVLNSCTNERILLGCRMRLVMVPTPESERTNFEAATNFSRCLDDAVKTCTGPGTLSAKSYVKLSGVTLTELFSKIHQPLVSPYGKRATTVAPTSASVTAQLFSSLTLIVATSLLSVSISSIC, from the exons ATGACGGTTGCTACAGTGACGCTTTTGTTACTCGTGACGTTACTGGAAGGACAAG GTGTAAATGCTGACGAATCCCAGAAATGTAGTGTTGGAGATGGAATTGCCTGCTACTGGAGCCTGGCAATTAAGTATGTTGTGAGAGGTCTCCTTGCACAGTTGACCATGGAACCGCAGCACCTGAAGGTGCTATGCGA GCACATTGCTCTGCCGCCCCTGCCCGTATGTGCACAGTACTATGCAAACTGCAGCCAAGAGGAGGCTGCTCTCTTCAGCAGACAAGAGCGCGCTTACCAGACACTACGGACGAAGCTCATGGATGAAGAAAGGTGCGAGG AACTGGCGGTACTGAATTCCTGCACCAACGAGAGGATACTCCTAGGTTGCCGGATGCGGCTAGTGATGGTACCCACTCCTGAGAGTGAAAGGACCAACTTCGA AGCGGCTACTAATTTTAGCCGATGCCTCGACGATGCTGTGAAAACTTGCACCGGCCCAGGGACGCTGAGCGCCAAGAGTTACGTGAAGCTGTCTGGTGTGACCCTGACGGAACTGTTCTCAAAAATTCACCAACCGCTGGTTTCCCCATACGGGAAGAGAGCCACGACGGTTGCTCCAACCAGCGCCAGTGTTACTGCGCAATTATTCTCCTCCTTAACTCTCATAGTGGCCACATCACTGCTCAGCGTGTCGATATCCTCAATTTGTTGA